Genomic segment of Natronoarchaeum philippinense:
AGCGCTCGATATCGCCTTCGACGAGGTGTATCGTCCGGACGCCGAAACATCGCTGCTCGATCAGATCAGAGATGGCCTCCTCGCGCTCGCGTTGATCGGCCTCGCAATCGTCTTCATGATCGGACTCGGCGCCGTGATCGGTCTCGCCGAGGCGTTCGGCGTCCCCTTCCTGAACGTCGTCGGCTGGCTTGCACTCGTCGCCGGGCTGCTCGTCGTCTTTCTGCCGCTGTACTACGTAATGCCGCCGGTCGAGATGACTGCCGGTGAGGCGCTCCCCGGAGCGGTGTTCGCTGCCGGCGGCTGGCTCGCCCTGCAAGTCGGCTTCCAGATATACGCGTCGCAGGCGGGCAACTACGATGCCTACGGCGTCCTCGGCGCTATCTTGCTCTTTTTGACTTGGTTGTACTTCGCGGGCGTAATCGTGCTGCTCGGTGC
This window contains:
- a CDS encoding YihY/virulence factor BrkB family protein, whose translation is MDVASTARAVADRARDRQITFLAASIAYYVFFSILPLLLLVLAIGSLVGGESFADQIVSAISGSLSSEGETVVSGALSDPQGRASASFIGTVALLWSSLKMFRALDIAFDEVYRPDAETSLLDQIRDGLLALALIGLAIVFMIGLGAVIGLAEAFGVPFLNVVGWLALVAGLLVVFLPLYYVMPPVEMTAGEALPGAVFAAGGWLALQVGFQIYASQAGNYDAYGVLGAILLFLTWLYFAGVIVLLGATVNAVLGGY